ACGAACGCTTTTGCATCCGGTGTGGTACCCGCCCCACGATGAGCAACGAATCGACGACGACGGCTGCGTTCGGGCTGAGCGGCGCTACCGGCTGGCTCGTCGGCGGTGCTCTCGGCGGCGCGATCGGCGCGATCGCGTTCGGACTCCTCATGTGGCTCCTCGATCCGGTGGTCCTCGATGCCGCCATCCCCGCGATCTACGGCCTCGAGCCGGTCGGCCCCCTCGGCTGGGGGATCCACGTCGGCCACGGGATCGTCCTCGGCGTCGTCTTCGGATTGCTCGCAACGCGCCCCTCGATTCTCGGACTCCTTCGGGACGACGTCGAAACCGACGTCCTCTCTCGAACCGGTATCGTCCTCCGGATGGCCGGTGCCGGCCTCGTCTTCGGCATCGCAGTCTGGACGATCCTGCCCCTGCTCGTCCTCCCCGTCTGGGTGAACGCGGTCGGCGGCAGCGGAGCAGAGATGTTTCCGGCGGTCGCCGCCGAGAGTCTGCTCGGACACGCGCTGTTCGGCACTGTGCTCGGAGCCGTCTTCGGCGCGACGGTCGATCTCCGGGGTCGACCGGCCGAGTCTCCGTTCTGAGGCCTCTGCCGTCGCGAGAGCCGCCGAGAACTGTCGACTACCGCTCGAAGACACCGAGCGTGAAACCTGAAGAGGACTACCAGGGTGAGTCGTCGAGGAGTAGCGGGAGGTAGATTTGAACTACCGATCTGCGGGTTATGAGCCCGCCGGAATCTCCTGGCTATCCCATCCCGCTACATCTCCGTATTTGTGGGCACCGATTAAGGGTTGTCATTCACTTTCCGTCTGCGACATCTGTGTCTGTAGTTACCGGAATGCGAGATGTAAATCGAAACGTAATTTGGCGCAAGTTGATGGAGTAGACGCGTCGTGTAGTCGTGTGCGACTCGAGGTCACTCGGCGTGTCACTACATGCAGTGCTACCGTTTGCGCAGTGCGACACCGAGCGTCAGCGCAGCGAGTATGGCTGCGACCGCCGCTGCACCAAACACCCCGCGAACACCGAACAGCGGGACCAGCGGGCCGAACAGCACCGGTGAAAGGAACTGGCCTGTGTACCCCGATGATGCGAGATAGGAACTAAACTGTCCCTGCCGGTCGGTGGGTGCGAGCGCCTCGATCCAGGCAAAGGCCGAGGGGAAAACGAGCCCCAGTCCCAGCCCGAATGTGACCACCGACGGGACCGCCGTCAGCGCGGACTCCGCAACTGTCGCACCTGCGAACGCGCCAATCCACAGTGTGAGTGCAGTCGCGACGAGTGCGTGTCTACTCGTCCGTTCGACGAGCCGATCGTAGACGGCAGCCGAAATGCCCCCGGCGACGCCGTTGGCAGCGAGATAGAAACTGATCGACAGCGAGGAGGTGATCCCCAGTCCCGCCAGGAGCTGCGGATAAAAGATGACGATGCTGTAGAGGAACGCGTTCGCACCGAAGTACAGCACGTAGACCGACAAGAGCGCGGGTCGTCGGCGGAGAACGGCGACGACACCAGCAACACCTGCATCCGTTTCCGCCCCGTCGCTGGCCCTCTCTCGACCCGTCTCGGGAACTGTCACGA
The Natrinema salaciae genome window above contains:
- a CDS encoding MFS transporter, which codes for MEKPSEARVTLWVILASATLTVMAGAILGPIVPAIQSSLGVSESLAGLIITTHGALIVLVSPVAGALIDRSGPRRPFVGGLLLYAAGGGSGLFVDSFGPLLVSRAVLGVGVAFVYTGITVLIYDLYEGQQMNRALGLRSSANSVGGVAWPLVGGALGTLSWQAPFGVYLIALPLGLLAIVTVPETGRERASDGAETDAGVAGVVAVLRRRPALLSVYVLYFGANAFLYSIVIFYPQLLAGLGITSSLSISFYLAANGVAGGISAAVYDRLVERTSRHALVATALTLWIGAFAGATVAESALTAVPSVVTFGLGLGLVFPSAFAWIEALAPTDRQGQFSSYLASSGYTGQFLSPVLFGPLVPLFGVRGVFGAAAVAAILAALTLGVALRKR